Proteins from a single region of Paraburkholderia sp. PGU19:
- a CDS encoding transcriptional regulator NanR has product MGEIIPRRKLYQEVVDRLMERIRSGEIAPGAQLPSERELMEIYGVGRPAVREALQTLERSGIVEIVHGERARVVVPTADTLIGQIASGAMHLLRTDPEMLEHLKHARLFLETGTARMAAERATEEDVARLQLSVAQHRASMVNLEEFIERDMAFHREIARISGNPIFPSIVESLFRWAGEYYRPLVRAPGAEELTLAEHQRIVDAIATHDGDAAAEAMHAHLSRANHLYRKLSK; this is encoded by the coding sequence ATGGGCGAGATCATCCCGCGTCGGAAGCTGTACCAGGAAGTGGTGGACCGTCTGATGGAGCGTATCCGCTCGGGCGAAATCGCGCCCGGTGCGCAGCTGCCGTCAGAGCGGGAACTGATGGAAATCTATGGCGTCGGGCGGCCTGCCGTGCGCGAGGCGCTGCAGACGCTCGAACGCTCGGGCATCGTCGAGATCGTACACGGCGAGCGCGCGCGCGTCGTCGTGCCGACGGCCGACACGCTGATCGGCCAGATCGCAAGCGGCGCGATGCATTTGCTGCGTACCGACCCGGAGATGCTCGAGCATCTCAAGCACGCGCGCCTCTTTCTCGAAACGGGCACGGCGCGCATGGCCGCCGAGCGCGCGACCGAAGAGGATGTGGCGCGACTGCAATTGAGCGTCGCGCAACATCGGGCTTCGATGGTCAACCTCGAAGAGTTCATCGAGCGCGACATGGCGTTTCACCGCGAGATCGCGAGGATCAGCGGCAATCCGATTTTCCCGTCGATCGTCGAGTCGCTGTTCCGCTGGGCGGGCGAATACTACCGGCCGCTCGTGCGTGCGCCCGGCGCGGAAGAGCTGACCTTGGCGGAGCATCAGCGCATCGTCGACGCCATCGCGACACATGATGGTGATGCGGCTGCTGAAGCCATGCATGCGCATCTGTCACGCGCCAATCATCTGTACCGCAAATTGAGCAAATAG
- a CDS encoding LysR family transcriptional regulator has protein sequence MLTFKQMEALYWIVQLGSFEAAATRLNTTQSAVSKRVQELERAFDLVVFDRAHRSARLTKKGAEFFEYAKELLERRDQIVERVSSKEALVRQIRIGVTELTALTWLPRLVSAIQAEYPKVKVEAEVELNATLRERLATDTVDVIIVPQTQGTEPFATTAVGQVDNAWMCAASLAPRKTAIPITEIAKYPLILQGGLSGTGYVYSRFLQDHGVSLQKVLASNSLIAQIGLTLSGLGVSYLPKACLRHMLERRALVIVPTRPALPPVKYIAMHRADQSHSLSAAIARLAAQSCDFTSNLLDPGMPQLDPAQ, from the coding sequence ATGCTGACCTTCAAGCAGATGGAAGCGCTGTACTGGATCGTGCAACTAGGATCGTTCGAGGCCGCGGCGACGCGTCTGAATACGACCCAGTCGGCGGTTTCCAAGCGTGTGCAGGAGCTTGAGCGCGCTTTCGATCTCGTGGTGTTCGACCGCGCCCATCGCAGCGCGCGTCTGACCAAAAAGGGAGCGGAGTTTTTCGAGTACGCGAAGGAGTTGCTGGAGCGCCGCGATCAGATCGTCGAGCGCGTCAGTTCGAAAGAGGCGCTCGTGAGACAGATACGCATCGGCGTCACGGAACTTACGGCGCTGACATGGCTGCCGCGCCTCGTCTCAGCGATACAGGCTGAATACCCGAAGGTGAAGGTGGAAGCGGAAGTTGAACTGAATGCGACGTTGCGTGAGCGGCTCGCCACTGACACCGTCGATGTGATCATCGTGCCGCAGACCCAGGGCACGGAACCGTTCGCGACCACGGCCGTTGGCCAGGTCGACAACGCGTGGATGTGCGCCGCGAGCCTCGCGCCGCGCAAGACGGCCATCCCGATCACGGAGATCGCGAAGTATCCTCTGATCCTGCAAGGCGGGTTGTCCGGCACGGGCTATGTTTATAGCCGCTTTTTGCAGGACCATGGCGTCAGCCTTCAGAAGGTGCTGGCGAGCAACAGCCTCATCGCGCAAATCGGTCTGACGTTGTCAGGGCTCGGCGTCAGCTATCTGCCCAAAGCCTGCCTGCGACATATGCTGGAGCGGCGTGCGCTCGTGATCGTGCCGACACGGCCCGCGCTGCCGCCGGTGAAATACATCGCGATGCATCGGGCAGACCAGTCGCATTCGTTGAGTGCGGCCATCGCGAGGCTGGCTGCGCAATCGTGCGATTTCACTTCGAATCTGCTCGACCCAGGGATGCCGCAACTGGACCCTGCGCAATAG
- the oiaK gene encoding 3-oxo-isoapionate kinase OiaK: protein MSDSAQTAFSAGPLLAYYGDDFTGSTDAMEAMTAAGVPTVLCLDTPTPDLLARFPEIRCVGLAGSSRGRDPAWMRNELPAAFASLAAFGAPILQYKVCSTFDSSPEVGSIGAAIDIGVNVMRARWSPMVIGAPRLKRYQMFGNLFAAVNGRGYRLDRHPTMSRHPVTPMDEADLRVHLGRQTSRRIELIDMLQLRDGSATARVDALSADDKPVVLIDVLDEETLVEAGRLVWERRGEGVFSASSSGLQYALAAYWRSRGWLPATPSLPVAQPVDVIAAVSGSCSPVTASQIAWARAHGFHVERLDLRRALDSQSGGAEIERAVDAAADALRRGVSSIVHSAEGPDDPDVIGFDTIARDAGLTRQQAARNVGGALAEVMRRLLERVPLSRVVVAGGDSSGEVASTLGIDALSVAAGLAPGAPLCRAWSKSAQRDGLEIVLKGGQIGGASFFGLVKEGRDVE, encoded by the coding sequence ATGTCCGATTCCGCGCAAACGGCATTTTCGGCGGGGCCGCTGCTCGCCTATTACGGCGACGACTTCACCGGCTCGACGGATGCGATGGAGGCGATGACGGCAGCAGGCGTGCCGACCGTGCTGTGTCTCGACACACCGACGCCCGATCTGCTCGCGCGCTTTCCTGAGATCCGTTGCGTCGGGTTGGCGGGTTCGTCGCGCGGGCGTGACCCTGCATGGATGCGCAACGAGCTGCCGGCCGCGTTCGCGAGTCTCGCGGCGTTCGGCGCACCGATCCTGCAATACAAGGTGTGCTCGACGTTCGACTCGTCGCCGGAAGTCGGTTCGATCGGCGCGGCCATCGACATCGGCGTGAACGTGATGCGCGCGCGCTGGTCGCCGATGGTGATCGGCGCGCCGCGCCTGAAGCGCTATCAGATGTTCGGCAATCTGTTTGCCGCGGTGAACGGCAGGGGCTATCGGCTCGACCGTCATCCGACGATGTCGCGTCATCCCGTTACGCCAATGGACGAAGCGGATCTGCGCGTGCATCTCGGGCGGCAGACGTCGCGTCGCATCGAACTGATCGACATGCTGCAATTGCGCGACGGTTCGGCCACGGCGCGCGTCGATGCGCTCAGCGCGGACGACAAACCCGTCGTGTTGATCGACGTGCTCGACGAAGAGACGCTCGTCGAAGCGGGGCGGCTGGTGTGGGAACGGAGGGGCGAGGGCGTGTTCAGCGCGTCGTCGTCGGGGCTGCAATACGCGCTGGCCGCATACTGGCGCTCGCGCGGCTGGTTGCCCGCTACGCCTTCGCTGCCCGTCGCGCAACCGGTCGACGTGATCGCCGCCGTGAGCGGCAGCTGCTCGCCCGTCACGGCGTCGCAAATCGCCTGGGCGCGGGCGCATGGGTTTCATGTCGAACGACTCGATCTGCGCCGCGCGCTCGATTCGCAATCGGGCGGCGCGGAGATCGAGCGCGCGGTCGACGCTGCCGCCGATGCGCTTCGCCGAGGCGTGAGCAGCATCGTGCACAGCGCGGAAGGCCCCGATGATCCCGACGTGATCGGCTTCGACACGATTGCGCGCGACGCGGGCCTGACGCGTCAGCAGGCCGCGCGCAACGTCGGCGGCGCGCTGGCCGAAGTGATGCGACGCTTGCTGGAGCGCGTGCCGCTGTCGCGTGTGGTCGTCGCGGGCGGCGACAGTTCAGGCGAAGTCGCGAGCACGCTGGGCATCGATGCGCTCAGTGTTGCAGCGGGTCTCGCGCCGGGCGCGCCGTTGTGCCGCGCGTGGTCGAAGTCGGCGCAGCGCGACGGGCTGGAGATCGTGCTGAAGGGCGGGCAGATCGGCGGCGCGTCGTTCTTCGGATTGGTCAAAGAGGGCCGCGACGTGGAGTGA
- a CDS encoding ribulose-bisphosphate carboxylase large subunit family protein yields the protein MSERIHATYWLETGDDPRRAADVIAGEQSSGTFVALPGETPELKARSGARVERLDILETVDTPSLSGGMKSEVYTRCTLELSWPIENFGPSLPNLMSTIAGNLFELRQVSGLRLTGLKLPASFAAAYPGPAFGIDGTRKLSGVTRGPLIGTIIKPSVGLSPEQTAQQVRELVEGGIDFIKDDELQADGSHCPFDERVKAVMRVVNEHADRTGKKAMVAFNVTGDLDQMRRRHDLVLAHGGTCVMAVLNSIGLVGLHELRKHAQVPIHAHRAGWGYLSRSPELGWDYAPWQMIWRLAGADHLHVNGLRNKFSESDESVIAAARAVLAPVMPDAPMTAMPVFSSGQTGLQAADTYAALGRADLIHTAGGGIFGHPQGVAAGVEALREAWVAAIEGVPLEKHAERNPALRAALGFWK from the coding sequence GTGAGCGAACGCATTCACGCTACTTACTGGCTCGAAACGGGCGACGATCCGCGCCGGGCTGCCGATGTCATCGCGGGCGAACAGTCGAGCGGCACCTTCGTCGCGTTGCCCGGCGAGACGCCCGAACTCAAGGCGCGTTCCGGCGCGCGCGTCGAGCGCCTGGACATACTCGAAACCGTCGATACACCGAGCCTGTCGGGCGGCATGAAATCGGAGGTGTACACGCGCTGCACGCTCGAGCTGTCGTGGCCGATCGAGAACTTCGGTCCGTCGCTGCCGAACCTGATGTCGACCATCGCGGGCAATCTGTTCGAACTGCGTCAGGTGTCGGGCTTGCGGCTCACGGGCCTGAAGCTGCCGGCTTCGTTCGCGGCGGCGTATCCTGGCCCGGCGTTCGGTATCGACGGCACGCGCAAGCTGAGCGGCGTCACGCGTGGTCCGCTGATCGGCACGATCATCAAACCGAGCGTCGGGCTGTCGCCGGAGCAGACCGCGCAGCAGGTGCGCGAGCTGGTGGAAGGCGGCATCGACTTCATCAAGGACGACGAACTGCAAGCCGACGGCTCGCATTGCCCGTTCGACGAGCGCGTGAAGGCCGTGATGCGCGTGGTCAACGAACACGCCGATCGCACCGGCAAGAAGGCGATGGTCGCCTTCAACGTGACGGGCGATCTCGATCAGATGCGCCGGCGGCATGATCTCGTGCTGGCGCATGGCGGAACCTGCGTGATGGCGGTGCTCAATTCGATTGGACTGGTTGGCCTGCACGAATTGCGCAAGCACGCGCAGGTGCCCATTCATGCGCATCGCGCAGGCTGGGGTTATCTGTCGCGCAGTCCGGAACTGGGCTGGGATTACGCGCCGTGGCAGATGATCTGGCGGCTCGCGGGCGCGGATCATCTGCACGTGAACGGCTTGCGCAACAAGTTCAGTGAGTCCGATGAAAGCGTCATCGCGGCGGCGCGCGCGGTGCTCGCACCCGTCATGCCCGACGCGCCGATGACGGCGATGCCCGTCTTCAGTTCGGGGCAGACGGGCTTGCAGGCCGCCGACACGTACGCCGCGCTCGGCCGCGCCGATCTGATTCACACGGCGGGCGGTGGCATCTTCGGCCATCCGCAGGGCGTTGCGGCGGGGGTCGAAGCGCTGCGCGAAGCATGGGTTGCGGCCATCGAAGGCGTGCCGCTGGAGAAGCACGCGGAGCGCAATCCGGCGCTGCGCGCGGCGCTTGGTTTCTGGAAGTGA
- a CDS encoding cation:dicarboxylase symporter family transporter codes for MESVIETPPAEHIERKPRIGLAWQILIGLVVGIAVGVVLNPFPQMRDSVVTGFLQPAGDIFVRLIKMVVVPIVFTSMVAGIAGVGDGRALGRIGLKTLVYFEVVTTIAIVLGLVLGNVLQPGVGTDMSQLGHTDISHLQQATQTQGHHGFMSLLLNIIPDNIVASMGRGDLLPVIFFSVLFGLGLQSVPAEYRKPVLATLKGIGDAMFKVTGMVMRYAPFGVCALIAVTVANFGFGSLLPLVKLVAVTYLAIILFAVFVLGVTARLFGFNIFTLLKVIKDELIIAFSTCSSATVLPQLMKKMEDFGVPKSITTFVVPTGYTFNLDGASIYLGIGTLFVAQLYGVHLGVQEQIVLILTMVVTSKGAAGVPGFMFVILLTTLASAGLPLEGLAFIAGVDRIMDMGRTALNVVGNALAPLVIAKWEGQYDAEKGKAYLASLDA; via the coding sequence ATGGAATCCGTGATCGAAACACCGCCTGCTGAACACATCGAGCGCAAGCCGCGCATCGGACTGGCCTGGCAAATACTGATCGGCCTCGTCGTCGGCATTGCGGTCGGCGTCGTGCTGAACCCCTTTCCTCAAATGCGTGATTCGGTGGTGACAGGCTTTCTGCAGCCTGCCGGCGACATTTTCGTCCGCCTCATCAAGATGGTCGTCGTGCCCATCGTGTTCACCAGCATGGTGGCCGGCATTGCAGGCGTGGGAGATGGGCGTGCGCTCGGGCGCATCGGCCTGAAGACGCTGGTGTATTTCGAGGTCGTCACGACAATCGCGATCGTGCTGGGGCTCGTGCTCGGCAATGTGTTGCAGCCGGGCGTCGGCACCGACATGTCGCAACTCGGCCACACGGACATCTCGCATCTCCAGCAAGCTACGCAGACGCAAGGACATCACGGCTTCATGTCCTTGCTGCTGAATATCATTCCCGACAATATCGTCGCGTCGATGGGGCGGGGCGATCTGTTGCCCGTCATCTTCTTTTCGGTGCTGTTCGGGCTTGGCTTGCAGTCCGTGCCGGCGGAGTACAGAAAGCCCGTGCTCGCCACGCTGAAGGGCATCGGCGACGCGATGTTCAAGGTCACGGGCATGGTGATGCGCTACGCGCCGTTCGGCGTGTGCGCGCTGATCGCGGTGACCGTCGCGAACTTCGGTTTCGGATCGCTGCTGCCGCTGGTCAAGCTGGTCGCGGTGACGTATCTCGCGATCATTCTGTTTGCGGTCTTCGTGCTCGGCGTCACCGCGCGCCTGTTCGGCTTCAATATCTTCACGCTGCTCAAGGTCATCAAGGATGAACTGATCATTGCCTTTTCGACGTGCAGTTCGGCCACTGTGCTGCCGCAGTTGATGAAGAAGATGGAAGACTTCGGCGTGCCCAAGAGCATTACCACCTTTGTCGTGCCGACGGGCTACACCTTCAACCTCGATGGCGCCTCCATTTATCTGGGCATCGGCACCCTGTTCGTCGCGCAACTGTACGGCGTGCATCTCGGCGTGCAGGAACAGATCGTCCTGATCCTGACGATGGTGGTGACGTCGAAAGGCGCCGCCGGTGTGCCGGGCTTCATGTTCGTGATCCTGCTGACGACACTCGCCAGCGCCGGGCTCCCGCTCGAAGGGCTCGCGTTCATCGCGGGCGTGGACCGGATCATGGACATGGGACGCACTGCGTTGAATGTCGTGGGCAACGCGCTGGCGCCGCTCGTCATCGCGAAGTGGGAAGGACAGTACGACGCGGAAAAAGGCAAGGCGTATCTCGCGTCGCTCGACGCCTGA
- a CDS encoding Ku protein, giving the protein MAARSIASLTLSFGLVSIPVKLYSATETASGVGFHLLTPEGGRVKQQYISEATGEVVARVDMKKGYEFDKGQFVVFAPEELKALEEGASHVVEIVSFVPEKSVDPLYYDKAYFIAPDKRGGKPYCLLQQAMRESERCALAKWSSKGKTRIVQIRPADEGMVFQQLLFADEVRGLADLHIEQIAVTDAELQLALQIIEQVSEDAYDPSAYEDEEKKRILEAIDRKIAGKQIVSPEAPAEDSGGQVIDLMEALRASLGANKTKKTGPAKTPASKKATPVDVAVLASKPRRPARRAASTPEVKEAPPAKVRARK; this is encoded by the coding sequence ATGGCAGCGCGTTCAATCGCATCTCTCACGCTTTCCTTCGGGCTGGTCTCCATTCCGGTGAAGCTGTATTCGGCGACCGAGACTGCATCTGGAGTCGGCTTCCATCTGCTGACGCCGGAGGGCGGCCGCGTGAAGCAACAGTATATTTCTGAGGCCACGGGCGAAGTCGTGGCGCGAGTGGATATGAAGAAGGGATACGAGTTCGACAAGGGCCAGTTCGTCGTCTTTGCACCGGAAGAGCTCAAAGCCCTGGAAGAAGGTGCGTCGCACGTTGTAGAAATTGTCTCTTTTGTCCCGGAAAAATCAGTCGACCCGCTCTATTACGACAAAGCCTACTTCATCGCTCCCGACAAGCGCGGCGGCAAGCCATACTGCCTTCTGCAGCAAGCCATGCGAGAAAGCGAACGCTGCGCATTGGCCAAATGGTCGTCCAAGGGCAAGACCCGTATCGTGCAGATACGGCCGGCCGATGAAGGCATGGTCTTTCAGCAGTTGTTGTTCGCAGACGAAGTGCGCGGACTGGCCGACTTGCACATCGAGCAGATAGCCGTGACCGATGCCGAGTTGCAACTCGCGCTGCAGATAATCGAACAGGTTTCAGAAGATGCCTATGACCCGTCGGCATACGAAGACGAGGAAAAGAAGCGGATTCTGGAGGCGATAGACCGGAAGATCGCCGGTAAGCAGATCGTGTCGCCAGAAGCGCCTGCCGAGGACTCGGGCGGCCAGGTTATCGATCTGATGGAGGCGCTTCGCGCGAGCCTCGGGGCCAACAAGACGAAGAAAACCGGGCCAGCGAAGACGCCTGCTTCGAAGAAGGCTACTCCTGTCGATGTCGCGGTGCTTGCGAGCAAACCCCGTCGGCCCGCCCGGCGAGCCGCATCGACGCCCGAAGTCAAAGAAGCGCCGCCGGCAAAGGTTCGAGCCCGAAAGTGA
- a CDS encoding phosphogluconate dehydrogenase C-terminal domain-containing protein, with product MKEKIALFGAGGKMGFRLSSNLLKSDYRVAHIEVSEAGRKRLKDELNVDCVSVDAALDGAQVVILAVPDTLIGKLSHEIAPKLPAGTMVMTLDAAAPFAGHLPDRPDLTYFVAHPCHPIIFNNDDDPKARRDFFGGAYAKQSITSALMQGPESAFDLGEDVAKTIYQPILRSYRLTVDQMALLEPGLSETICATLLYVMREAMDETVKRGVPEQAARDFLLGHMNILSAVIFNEIPGAFSDACNKAIEFGKPRLMRDDWKGVFDHAEIADSIRRIT from the coding sequence ATGAAAGAGAAAATTGCACTGTTCGGCGCTGGCGGAAAGATGGGCTTCCGTCTTTCGAGCAACCTGCTGAAGTCGGACTATCGTGTCGCGCACATCGAAGTGAGCGAAGCGGGCCGCAAGCGCCTGAAGGATGAACTGAACGTGGATTGCGTATCCGTCGATGCCGCGCTCGACGGCGCGCAGGTCGTGATCCTCGCCGTGCCCGATACGCTGATCGGCAAGCTCAGCCACGAGATCGCACCGAAGCTGCCCGCGGGCACGATGGTGATGACGCTCGATGCCGCCGCGCCGTTCGCCGGCCATCTGCCCGACCGGCCCGATCTGACTTACTTCGTCGCGCATCCGTGTCATCCCATCATCTTCAACAACGATGACGATCCGAAAGCGCGCCGCGATTTCTTCGGCGGCGCGTATGCGAAGCAGTCGATCACGAGCGCGCTGATGCAAGGCCCCGAGTCGGCGTTCGATCTCGGCGAGGATGTCGCGAAGACGATCTATCAGCCGATCCTGCGTTCATACCGTCTGACCGTCGATCAGATGGCGCTGCTGGAGCCGGGCCTGTCTGAGACGATCTGCGCGACGCTGCTTTACGTGATGCGCGAAGCAATGGATGAAACCGTGAAGCGCGGCGTGCCCGAACAGGCCGCGCGCGATTTCCTGCTCGGCCACATGAACATTCTGAGCGCGGTGATTTTCAACGAAATCCCCGGCGCGTTCTCCGATGCGTGCAACAAGGCAATCGAGTTCGGCAAGCCGCGCCTGATGCGCGACGACTGGAAGGGCGTGTTCGATCATGCGGAGATTGCGGACAGCATCCGCCGTATCACGTGA
- a CDS encoding RDD family protein gives MRYASYSRRATALTIDSIWWTAVVLLVPLGPSTEDIMAAPESYAVTILFWLAIAQCLPILLTGVMWAVWGTSPGKRALRLRIVDADTGRAMSVRQAGLRTLGYLLTFATCGAGFLWVLFNDRKQTLHDRIANTTVIEDETRDHVGT, from the coding sequence ATGCGATACGCCTCCTACTCGCGGCGCGCGACAGCGCTGACTATCGATTCAATCTGGTGGACTGCCGTCGTGCTGCTCGTCCCGCTCGGTCCCTCGACAGAGGACATCATGGCGGCACCCGAGTCCTACGCTGTGACTATCCTTTTCTGGTTGGCAATCGCGCAATGCCTTCCCATCCTGTTGACGGGCGTCATGTGGGCTGTATGGGGCACGTCACCCGGCAAACGCGCGTTGCGTCTTCGGATCGTGGATGCCGATACCGGACGCGCGATGTCCGTGCGACAAGCCGGTCTCCGCACACTCGGATATCTGCTGACCTTCGCGACTTGCGGTGCCGGATTTCTATGGGTGCTGTTTAACGACCGGAAGCAGACGTTACATGACCGGATAGCCAACACGACTGTGATTGAGGATGAAACGCGCGACCACGTCGGGACTTGA
- a CDS encoding tetratricopeptide repeat protein, which translates to MSSRNQSHDYSLRSLQSLLGVSRRVLSGLIAAGFVEPSRGRRNELRFTFQDVVVLRTAFQLQEAKITSRKILRALARLKADLPEALPLSGIRITAVGDTIAVKTGQSQWDATSGQHLLDFEVAPLRGDVAFLDTAPRTLRSKAQQVEEWFALAEQLARSDVVGAEQAYRKVLELADAPHYHAYTNLGVLLCESETRCEEALSVFERALAHFPDDALLHFNRAVALEELKRYAAAMEGYERCLQLDPDHADAHFNLARLSEIRGDQQGLLRHLSAYRRLIG; encoded by the coding sequence GTGAGCAGCCGCAATCAATCACACGATTACTCGCTGCGCAGCCTTCAATCGTTGCTCGGCGTTTCGCGACGTGTGCTTTCCGGGCTGATCGCAGCCGGATTCGTGGAGCCCTCTCGCGGTCGGCGCAACGAGTTGCGCTTTACGTTCCAGGACGTCGTCGTTCTGCGCACAGCATTTCAGCTGCAAGAGGCGAAAATCACATCCCGCAAGATCTTGCGCGCGCTTGCCAGGCTGAAGGCCGACCTGCCGGAAGCGCTTCCCCTTTCGGGCATTCGTATCACGGCCGTCGGCGACACCATTGCGGTCAAGACGGGGCAATCCCAATGGGACGCGACGTCAGGGCAGCATCTGCTCGATTTCGAGGTCGCCCCGCTCCGGGGTGACGTTGCCTTTCTCGACACTGCGCCCCGCACGCTGCGAAGCAAAGCGCAACAGGTCGAGGAATGGTTCGCCCTGGCAGAACAACTCGCCAGATCAGACGTCGTCGGCGCGGAGCAGGCGTACCGCAAGGTGCTCGAGTTGGCCGACGCACCGCACTATCACGCCTACACCAATCTCGGTGTGCTGCTTTGCGAGAGCGAAACGCGCTGCGAAGAAGCGCTGTCTGTGTTCGAGCGAGCACTGGCGCATTTTCCAGACGATGCGCTGTTGCATTTCAACCGCGCGGTCGCTCTGGAGGAGTTGAAACGCTACGCGGCGGCGATGGAAGGCTATGAGCGATGCCTCCAGCTCGACCCCGATCATGCCGACGCGCATTTCAACCTTGCCCGGCTCAGTGAGATCCGCGGCGACCAGCAGGGGCTCTTGCGGCACCTCAGCGCGTATCGCAGGCTCATCGGTTGA
- a CDS encoding aminotransferase class V-fold PLP-dependent enzyme — protein sequence MSSNQGQFFPESLMQEIKSRFHFVDHDTDGRERLFFDNAGGSFRLKAALEAFASVDALPDCPERIHERARYLQDVQARGEADIRRIFNARGGSVYPSLTASAAMFEMVRAVMENVPGTNAVTTILEHPSSFDAMKLYCERTGKALRIAPSNPETGGVDVDAIVSLIDEDTALLSVMYASNISGAKLDIAAIVERARAKRPDLFIIVDAVQHAPHAVIDLQKTPVDGINVAPYKFFGCRGSGIAWLSDRMAELPHHRLEAKEKGVWELGSPAPAQFAVVSAIVDYVAWIGRQSSDADDRRELFVQGMQRIENHERALLAALLDGTDGQCGLRAMKGVRVFWDHDDLTKRDLIAGIGFDRLEPAAAVREYEKRGVIVYERIGTSLYSGRMLKSFGLEGAVRVSPLHCHTARDIARFLAVTEELALID from the coding sequence ATGAGCAGCAACCAGGGGCAGTTCTTTCCCGAGTCCCTCATGCAGGAGATCAAGAGCCGGTTCCATTTCGTCGATCACGACACGGACGGGCGCGAGCGGCTCTTCTTCGATAACGCCGGTGGGTCGTTCCGGCTCAAGGCGGCGTTGGAGGCATTTGCAAGCGTCGACGCGCTGCCGGATTGTCCGGAGCGCATCCACGAGCGCGCGCGTTATCTGCAAGACGTTCAGGCGCGCGGCGAAGCGGATATCCGGCGTATCTTCAATGCGCGAGGCGGCAGTGTCTATCCGTCGCTGACAGCGTCGGCCGCGATGTTCGAGATGGTGCGCGCCGTGATGGAAAACGTGCCCGGCACGAATGCGGTCACGACGATACTCGAACATCCGTCGTCGTTCGATGCCATGAAGCTGTATTGCGAACGCACCGGCAAAGCGCTGCGCATCGCGCCGAGCAATCCGGAAACTGGGGGCGTGGATGTCGATGCGATCGTGTCGCTGATCGACGAAGACACAGCACTCCTGAGCGTGATGTACGCGTCGAACATTTCGGGCGCGAAGCTCGATATCGCTGCCATTGTGGAGCGTGCGCGCGCAAAGCGGCCGGATCTTTTCATTATCGTCGACGCCGTGCAGCACGCGCCGCATGCGGTAATCGACCTGCAGAAAACGCCCGTCGACGGCATCAACGTCGCGCCGTACAAGTTCTTTGGATGCAGAGGTTCGGGCATCGCGTGGTTGTCCGATCGGATGGCGGAGCTTCCGCATCATCGTCTCGAAGCGAAGGAAAAGGGCGTATGGGAACTCGGCAGTCCCGCGCCTGCGCAGTTTGCGGTGGTGAGCGCGATCGTCGATTACGTCGCATGGATCGGCAGGCAATCCAGCGATGCGGATGACCGTCGGGAATTGTTCGTGCAAGGGATGCAGCGCATCGAAAACCACGAACGCGCGCTGCTTGCGGCGTTGCTCGATGGCACGGACGGGCAATGCGGGTTGCGAGCGATGAAAGGCGTGCGCGTATTCTGGGATCACGACGATCTGACGAAACGCGATCTGATTGCCGGCATCGGATTCGACCGTCTCGAACCCGCCGCCGCCGTGCGTGAATACGAAAAGCGCGGTGTGATCGTGTACGAGCGGATCGGCACGAGCCTTTACTCCGGGCGCATGTTGAAGTCGTTCGGTCTGGAGGGCGCCGTGCGTGTCTCGCCACTGCATTGCCATACCGCTCGCGATATCGCTCGCTTCCTGGCGGTGACAGAGGAACTTGCGCTGATCGATTGA